A stretch of DNA from Desmonostoc muscorum LEGE 12446:
AAACCCCAAGCGATCGCACCTGTCACACATTCATGTTCATGATTTTTGATTTTGTGACTTAAACCTACCTGCAATAAACTCTCGCTTAAATAAATGTTTTGTCTTGCGTTTGGTAACTCGCTCTCGCCACATACGGAAACTGGATTCTTTCATTTGCTGCCGCATTAAGGCAATTACCTGTTTCTCTTGTAGCCCAAACTGAGTTTCAATAACATCCATTGGTGTTCTATCTTCCCATGCCATTTCAATGATGCGATCAATAGTTTCGAGATCAAGGTTTGGTAACTTCATGCCGAGAGCTTATAATTGGTCAATTCGAGCTACATCTATTTTACTTTTTGTCTTAAAGAATTACGGCGTTGCTCCCGAAAGCGGGATGATTTAGCAACTAATAAAATCTCTCCCCCTGCTCCCCCTGCTAAAATCGCTGTATTCAATACACCAACTAACATGTCATCTCTGGCAAAGGATTTGGGCAACCCCAACCCACTAAAATCGATAAACTTGTTGAATCTGCGGTGCGTTATTGTCAGCAGCGACAGCCAGAAGCCTTAGATACAATTTTTGACAATCTGCCTGTAAAGCTCAACAAACAGGTGTTAGATAGCACGGTTGCAGCTTTAGAAAAAGATATTGATGCCTTGAGTTGGCTGTGTGGTTATTTTGCATCCGAAATTAACAGCACTTCAGACAACCAGAAGCCTCGCCATTCTATTGCAAAACTTAGTAAATTGCTCATTACATCAGGGATGAAACCTTTCTGTGATTTTGCCCCTTACCCTGGTTGTCGCATTGTCATACTCAATACTGATAAGTTTGAATCGCTACCAAAGGAAGTTCAAACCATAGTGCAGCAAGCTTTTA
This window harbors:
- a CDS encoding TIGR03643 family protein — protein: MKLPNLDLETIDRIIEMAWEDRTPMDVIETQFGLQEKQVIALMRQQMKESSFRMWRERVTKRKTKHLFKREFIAGRFKSQNQKS